In Blastopirellula sp. J2-11, a single genomic region encodes these proteins:
- the recQ gene encoding DNA helicase RecQ — MESTSLVTHEQLLSTMQQYWGYEGFRPLQQEAMQAVLDDRDSVVVMPTGGGKSLCYQVPALCKPGLAVVASPLISLMKDQVDALTACGIQAACINSTITAEERRQIAADIRSGSMRVLYLAPERLLSERMLDFLAGADVSFFAIDESHCISEWGHDFRPEYRMMKMLKENFPGVGVHAYTATATERVRHDIAQQLGLVDPELLVGSFDRPNLNYRILRRGDRLAQIQEVIARHPNESGIVYCIRRADVESIAEQLNAAGVKALPYHAGLSDVQRQQNQEAFIQERTDVIVATVAFGMGIDKSNVRYVIHAGMPKSLESYQQESGRGGRDGLEAECVLLYSSGDLVTWKRMLGDLPDAAQQAAMRSLDALDHFCIGTECRHRMLVSYFGQELEAEECEACDVCLGTVDLVEDATVLGQKILSSILRTGERFGADHNAKVLCGSRDKRVLELDHDKLSTYGLLQNESIRSVRMWIEQLAGGRYLVKTGEYNVLKVTEAGRELLRGEVTPKLTKPDADEKPGAEKSGGSKRPRRADDWEGVDRELFESLRTLRREKAEEAGIPAYIVFGDSSLREMARHRPATLENFRLIKGVGDKKCQDYGEVFTQHIVNYCQQHGLEVEAMEVQVIAAPRREPPKNQSKALKDAFTLFAKGQTVNEVANVIGRAESTVQGYLEQFIREEKLEDPTAWVTGEVARRVEAAIEECGTGGLRPIYEHLNEEVPYDEIRIVAACLQNRDSV, encoded by the coding sequence ATGGAATCGACTTCTCTGGTCACTCACGAGCAATTGCTCTCGACCATGCAGCAATACTGGGGCTACGAAGGGTTTCGCCCTTTGCAGCAAGAAGCGATGCAGGCCGTTCTGGACGATCGCGATTCGGTGGTTGTGATGCCGACCGGCGGCGGAAAGTCGCTTTGCTACCAGGTCCCTGCCCTTTGTAAGCCAGGTCTGGCGGTCGTCGCTTCGCCGTTGATCTCGTTGATGAAAGATCAAGTCGACGCGCTGACTGCCTGCGGCATTCAAGCGGCCTGTATTAACAGCACGATCACCGCCGAAGAGCGTCGCCAGATTGCTGCTGATATTCGCAGTGGATCGATGCGCGTCTTGTACCTGGCGCCAGAGCGACTGCTTTCGGAGCGAATGCTCGACTTTTTGGCCGGCGCCGACGTCTCGTTTTTTGCGATCGACGAATCGCACTGCATCAGCGAATGGGGGCACGACTTCCGTCCCGAGTATCGCATGATGAAGATGCTCAAAGAAAACTTCCCCGGCGTCGGCGTGCATGCCTACACGGCGACCGCGACCGAGCGAGTTCGGCATGACATCGCACAGCAGTTGGGGCTGGTCGATCCCGAACTGTTAGTCGGTTCGTTCGATCGTCCGAACTTGAACTACCGCATCCTGCGCCGCGGCGATCGTTTGGCCCAGATCCAAGAAGTGATCGCGCGGCATCCCAACGAGTCGGGCATCGTCTATTGCATTCGCCGCGCTGATGTTGAATCGATCGCCGAACAATTGAATGCGGCCGGTGTCAAAGCGCTCCCCTACCACGCCGGGCTCAGTGATGTTCAGCGACAACAGAATCAAGAAGCGTTCATCCAAGAGCGAACCGACGTAATCGTCGCGACGGTCGCCTTTGGCATGGGAATCGACAAGTCGAACGTGCGTTACGTCATCCATGCCGGCATGCCGAAGTCATTAGAAAGTTATCAGCAGGAAAGTGGCCGCGGCGGTCGTGACGGTTTGGAAGCGGAGTGCGTGCTGCTCTACTCTAGCGGCGACTTGGTGACCTGGAAACGTATGCTGGGCGATTTGCCAGACGCCGCGCAGCAAGCGGCGATGCGTTCACTCGACGCACTCGATCACTTTTGCATCGGGACCGAATGTCGCCACCGCATGTTAGTCAGCTACTTTGGCCAGGAACTGGAAGCCGAAGAGTGCGAAGCGTGCGACGTTTGTCTGGGGACGGTGGATCTGGTCGAAGATGCTACCGTGCTTGGACAAAAGATTCTGTCGTCCATTCTGCGGACCGGCGAGCGGTTTGGCGCCGATCACAACGCCAAGGTTCTTTGCGGTTCTCGCGATAAGCGAGTGCTGGAGCTGGATCACGATAAGCTGAGCACCTATGGCCTGCTGCAAAACGAAAGTATCCGCAGCGTTCGTATGTGGATCGAACAACTGGCCGGCGGACGTTATCTGGTCAAGACCGGCGAATACAACGTTTTGAAAGTGACCGAAGCGGGGCGAGAATTGTTGCGCGGCGAAGTGACGCCGAAGCTGACCAAGCCCGATGCGGACGAAAAGCCAGGCGCCGAGAAAAGCGGCGGTTCTAAGCGACCGCGCAGGGCCGATGACTGGGAAGGAGTCGATCGCGAACTGTTCGAGTCGTTGCGCACGCTTCGCCGCGAAAAGGCGGAAGAAGCCGGAATTCCCGCCTACATCGTCTTTGGCGACAGCTCTCTCCGCGAAATGGCGCGGCATCGCCCGGCGACGCTCGAAAACTTTCGCCTGATCAAAGGCGTCGGTGATAAGAAGTGCCAGGACTATGGCGAAGTCTTCACTCAGCACATCGTCAACTATTGCCAGCAGCATGGGCTGGAAGTGGAGGCAATGGAAGTGCAAGTGATCGCCGCTCCCCGCCGCGAGCCCCCCAAGAATCAATCGAAAGCCTTGAAGGACGCGTTCACTCTGTTCGCCAAAGGACAAACCGTCAACGAAGTCGCCAACGTCATTGGCCGCGCCGAATCAACCGTGCAAGGCTATCTCGAACAATTCATCCGTGAAGAAAAACTGGAAGACCCCACGGCCTGGGTCACCGGCGAAGTCGCGCGCCGCGTCGAAGCGGCGATCGAAGAATGCGGAACCGGCGGACTACGGCCGATCTATGAGCACTTGAATGAAGAAGTGCCGTATGATGAGATCCGAATCGTCGCGGCGTGTTTGCAGAACCGCGATTCGGTTTAA
- a CDS encoding Fur family transcriptional regulator: protein MSQSHLSESYALTTVDVALPPMERFEEYLQAKGKRITQPRRILVEHVFSKHEHFDADALIEELAQRDAGPKRVSRPTVYRTLNELVEAGLLRKMDIGGRAVYEHDYGYPDHDHLYCTQCGKLSEFHSEELVRLRDAVAREQGFRVTGHKFIVNGTCLECQRKTRRQKRKVDLI from the coding sequence ATGTCCCAGTCGCATCTCAGCGAATCGTACGCACTGACCACCGTAGACGTCGCATTACCCCCGATGGAGCGTTTTGAAGAATATCTTCAGGCCAAGGGGAAGCGAATCACGCAGCCCCGCCGCATTCTGGTTGAGCACGTCTTCAGCAAGCATGAACATTTTGACGCTGACGCACTGATTGAAGAGTTAGCCCAACGCGACGCCGGCCCCAAACGGGTGAGTCGCCCGACCGTCTATCGCACGCTGAACGAGCTTGTCGAAGCCGGCCTGCTGCGCAAGATGGACATCGGCGGCCGAGCCGTTTACGAACATGACTACGGCTACCCCGACCATGACCATCTTTACTGCACCCAGTGCGGCAAATTGTCCGAGTTCCACAGCGAAGAACTGGTCCGCCTGCGCGACGCTGTCGCCCGCGAACAAGGCTTCCGCGTCACCGGCCACAAGTTCATCGTCAACGGAACTTGCCTAGAGTGCCAACGGAAGACGCGGCGACAGAAGCGGAAAGTTGATTTGATCTAG
- a CDS encoding alpha/beta hydrolase family protein, with translation MAPLKDLNGYFPFDPPPQDQWPARADKVKRQLHVALGLWPMPEKTELNAVVHGELEFDDYLVEKVYFESVSGFYVTGSLYRPKKIEGRVPAVLCPHGHWEDGRFFDRGEDDIDFELKSGAETFVNGGRSPVQARCVQLARMGCVAFLYDMIGYADSQQISFDVAHKFAEQRPEMNQLANWGLFSAQAEANLQSIMGLQTWNSIRALDFLESLPYVDPNRLAVTGSSGGGTQTMILAALDPRIVSAYPAVMVSTSMQGGCTCENCSLLRIDTGNVEFAALFAPKPQGMTTAADWTRAMATKGFPELKKLYEELGAPDNVSLHDGTRFAHNYNEVARAPMYELFNRVFELGLKSPIVERDYQRLNADQQTVWDEKHPQPKYSVDYERKLLHQLKTESDQAIVALTPQDEAGFAKFDEIVGGAWESILGANTPKFGDLELEVTDKKASRGYLQITGLLRKDAESDRRTEIPITFFYPEKWNGQAVIWLSPEGQGGLYDADGSLQPLVKELVEQGTSVIGANLFGQEAPDGEDLNRIVSNPRQFAGYTYGYNRPLFAQRVADVLTVGAFVRGHDRAAKFVDLVGVGNCGAIAAAARASDPTMFDRAVIATGGFRFGQLLDFRDPSFVPGGAKYGDLPALLALAAPQSTLVLGESAEGLALVQSAYAARKAADAQKNGDDRSSIVPYLLAPR, from the coding sequence ATGGCCCCGCTTAAAGATCTGAACGGCTATTTCCCGTTCGATCCGCCCCCACAGGATCAATGGCCCGCTCGCGCGGACAAGGTGAAACGTCAACTTCATGTGGCGCTCGGTCTCTGGCCGATGCCGGAGAAAACCGAGCTCAACGCCGTCGTGCATGGAGAACTTGAATTCGATGATTACCTAGTCGAGAAGGTTTACTTCGAGAGCGTCTCCGGCTTCTATGTTACCGGTAGTCTTTATCGTCCGAAGAAAATCGAAGGCCGGGTTCCTGCCGTTCTTTGTCCCCACGGCCATTGGGAAGATGGTCGTTTTTTTGATCGGGGCGAAGACGATATCGACTTCGAATTGAAGTCCGGAGCTGAAACTTTCGTCAACGGCGGCCGCTCGCCGGTTCAGGCCCGCTGCGTCCAACTGGCGCGGATGGGATGCGTTGCGTTTCTCTATGACATGATCGGCTATGCCGATAGCCAGCAGATCTCGTTTGACGTCGCCCATAAATTCGCCGAACAACGCCCCGAAATGAATCAGTTAGCAAACTGGGGACTCTTTAGCGCTCAAGCCGAAGCGAACTTGCAGTCAATCATGGGCTTGCAAACGTGGAACTCGATTCGCGCGCTCGACTTTCTTGAGTCGCTTCCTTACGTCGATCCCAATCGGCTGGCGGTCACCGGATCCAGCGGCGGCGGCACGCAGACGATGATCCTGGCGGCCCTCGATCCGCGAATCGTTTCGGCTTATCCGGCGGTGATGGTTTCGACTTCAATGCAAGGAGGCTGCACTTGCGAAAACTGCTCGCTGCTTCGCATCGATACCGGCAACGTCGAGTTCGCGGCTCTCTTTGCTCCCAAGCCTCAAGGGATGACCACGGCGGCGGATTGGACAAGAGCGATGGCGACGAAAGGATTTCCTGAACTCAAAAAACTGTACGAAGAACTCGGCGCTCCTGATAACGTTTCCCTCCACGACGGAACCCGATTCGCTCACAACTACAACGAAGTCGCACGAGCACCGATGTACGAGTTGTTCAACCGCGTCTTTGAACTCGGCCTGAAATCGCCGATCGTTGAGCGCGACTACCAGCGGCTCAACGCCGATCAACAAACCGTCTGGGACGAGAAGCACCCCCAGCCCAAATATTCGGTCGACTACGAGCGAAAACTGCTGCACCAGTTGAAAACCGAATCGGACCAGGCGATCGTCGCGCTTACGCCGCAGGATGAAGCCGGCTTCGCCAAGTTTGACGAAATTGTGGGAGGCGCCTGGGAGTCGATCCTAGGAGCCAACACGCCGAAGTTCGGCGACTTGGAATTGGAAGTCACCGACAAGAAAGCAAGTCGCGGATATCTGCAAATCACCGGCCTGCTTCGCAAAGACGCCGAAAGCGATCGTCGAACCGAAATTCCGATTACCTTTTTCTATCCCGAGAAATGGAACGGCCAAGCGGTGATCTGGCTCTCGCCGGAAGGGCAGGGGGGGCTTTATGACGCTGATGGCTCCTTGCAGCCACTGGTAAAAGAACTGGTCGAACAAGGAACGTCGGTAATCGGCGCGAATTTGTTTGGTCAGGAAGCGCCTGACGGCGAAGACCTCAATCGCATTGTTAGTAACCCGCGCCAGTTCGCTGGCTACACCTACGGCTACAATCGTCCTCTCTTCGCCCAACGGGTCGCCGACGTTTTAACCGTCGGCGCGTTTGTGCGGGGGCATGATCGAGCCGCCAAGTTTGTCGACCTGGTCGGTGTCGGCAATTGCGGCGCGATTGCGGCGGCGGCCCGAGCGAGTGATCCGACGATGTTTGATCGCGCGGTGATCGCGACCGGCGGCTTCCGCTTTGGGCAACTGCTCGACTTCCGTGATCCCTCATTTGTGCCAGGCGGCGCCAAGTATGGCGATCTGCCGGCGCTGCTGGCGCTAGCGGCGCCGCAATCGACGCTAGTCTTGGGAGAATCGGCGGAAGGTTTGGCTTTAGTCCAATCGGCCTATGCCGCACGCAAAGCTGCCGATGCGCAAAAAAATGGGGACGACCGAAGTTCGATCGTCCCCTATTTGCTGGCTCCGCGCTAA
- a CDS encoding DUF2750 domain-containing protein — translation MFSSKRFSAVDLNGDERLQYFIRMVREHKELWGLYADGWAESTDEQRRKGFIVFPDQSHAGLCATDKWKHYSPKMIKLSSFLDRFLDKLAKQKYTVAVFPTPFDGPVQVEPDVLRQELA, via the coding sequence ATGTTCTCCTCAAAACGATTTAGCGCCGTTGACCTGAACGGCGACGAGCGTCTGCAATACTTCATCCGCATGGTTCGCGAGCACAAAGAACTGTGGGGCTTATATGCCGACGGTTGGGCCGAATCGACCGATGAGCAGCGGCGGAAGGGATTTATCGTGTTTCCTGATCAGTCGCATGCAGGGCTCTGCGCGACTGACAAATGGAAGCACTATTCACCCAAGATGATCAAGCTTTCAAGCTTTTTAGATCGATTTCTTGACAAACTTGCCAAGCAAAAGTACACCGTCGCTGTCTTTCCCACGCCGTTTGATGGCCCAGTGCAAGTCGAGCCCGACGTTTTGCGACAGGAACTGGCCTAG
- a CDS encoding DUF1559 domain-containing protein yields MQSRNIIRRRGFTLVELLVVIAIIGVLIALLLPAVQQAREAARRLQCSNNLKQLGLALHNHHDTFLKMPKGNTFVVSPDSGSSWCMSTTGNENEQGAPWTVSILPFIEQNNLHDSFDLNQPFGNSGGELPAPNNNFIQPLEAFRCPSDPITHDLPYNNYFGVMGGGSSSQQSCAGSSGTRPFYTNGLLYANSETNFRDVVDGTSHVFLVGESLGTPFSVDLPNLFWWTWAGKAGSAAYPGNVAAASDQVNSPLAFPDVFKSFGSHHPGGCQMLNCDGSVRFLQETVDLDAYRSQGIRNDGLPIGEG; encoded by the coding sequence ATGCAATCACGGAATATTATTCGCCGCCGTGGCTTCACACTCGTCGAGTTGCTTGTCGTCATCGCAATCATTGGAGTTTTGATTGCGCTCTTGCTGCCTGCCGTTCAACAGGCGCGTGAAGCGGCTCGTCGTCTGCAATGCAGCAACAATTTGAAACAGCTTGGCTTGGCGCTCCACAATCATCACGACACGTTTCTAAAGATGCCCAAGGGGAATACGTTCGTTGTCAGTCCTGACAGTGGAAGTTCGTGGTGCATGAGCACCACCGGAAATGAGAACGAGCAAGGCGCTCCATGGACCGTTTCCATACTTCCGTTTATCGAGCAGAACAACTTGCATGATTCCTTCGACCTGAACCAACCTTTCGGAAACTCTGGCGGAGAGCTCCCGGCGCCGAACAACAACTTTATTCAGCCGCTTGAAGCTTTCCGTTGTCCTTCCGATCCGATTACGCACGACCTCCCTTACAACAATTACTTCGGAGTTATGGGAGGAGGCAGTTCCTCGCAACAGAGCTGTGCGGGAAGCAGCGGCACACGCCCCTTCTATACCAACGGATTACTGTATGCCAATTCCGAGACGAACTTCCGGGATGTCGTGGATGGAACGTCCCATGTGTTTTTAGTCGGCGAATCACTGGGCACGCCCTTTTCTGTGGATCTTCCCAACCTGTTTTGGTGGACTTGGGCCGGTAAAGCTGGCAGTGCTGCGTATCCGGGAAATGTGGCCGCAGCGTCGGATCAAGTCAATTCGCCCCTTGCTTTTCCGGATGTCTTTAAGTCATTCGGAAGTCACCATCCCGGCGGATGCCAGATGCTAAATTGCGATGGCTCCGTCCGGTTTCTTCAGGAAACCGTGGACCTGGACGCTTATCGCTCTCAGGGGATTCGCAACGATGGTCTTCCGATTGGAGAGGGCTAA
- a CDS encoding DUF1559 domain-containing protein: MVVRHRSSCGFTLVELLVVIAIIGVLIALLLPAVQQAREAARRMSCQNNLKQIGLAMQNYHDTYGRFPAGAGATSSSVAGDQKNASNWRVAILPYIEQTSAYQQLDHAHGSFWAHSSTPQVLSDLRVPMFQCPSSAFEMTNRKDISLSGRTSGGVDIDCQVMDYVGIVGAFPDPAHRDNLCTTSTAVRNGAFCENGMMRTLKGIGLQECLDGTSNTILIAEQSGQVDGVEKSTNPLGGWHGWVFNHETHYTSTTDIATYSGEIYASGITTVRVVPNSFWKSGSPSNAYNQYAPNTILNSFHPGGVQAVFADGSVHFIPQTIDFTLLSALSVRDDGEVIGPY; the protein is encoded by the coding sequence ATGGTTGTTCGACATCGTTCTTCCTGTGGTTTTACGCTCGTTGAGCTCCTGGTGGTCATCGCCATCATCGGCGTCTTAATCGCTCTGTTGTTACCGGCCGTTCAGCAGGCGCGCGAAGCCGCGCGGCGGATGTCTTGCCAAAACAATCTGAAGCAGATCGGCCTGGCGATGCAGAACTATCACGATACGTACGGGCGCTTTCCGGCGGGGGCAGGCGCTACTTCTTCGTCAGTCGCTGGGGACCAGAAAAACGCCTCGAATTGGCGCGTCGCGATTCTTCCTTACATCGAACAGACATCGGCCTATCAGCAACTCGATCATGCACATGGTTCGTTCTGGGCGCACTCATCGACTCCTCAGGTGCTGTCCGACCTGCGCGTGCCAATGTTTCAGTGTCCCTCCAGCGCCTTCGAGATGACCAATCGCAAAGACATCTCGTTGAGCGGTCGAACGTCAGGCGGCGTCGATATCGATTGTCAAGTGATGGACTACGTCGGCATCGTCGGCGCCTTTCCGGATCCAGCCCACCGCGATAATCTCTGCACCACCTCGACGGCGGTGAGGAACGGCGCCTTTTGCGAAAATGGCATGATGCGAACCTTGAAGGGAATCGGCCTGCAAGAGTGTCTGGACGGCACTTCCAACACGATTCTCATCGCCGAGCAGTCGGGACAAGTCGACGGCGTTGAAAAGAGCACCAATCCGTTAGGCGGTTGGCACGGTTGGGTTTTCAACCACGAGACTCACTACACTTCTACGACAGATATCGCCACGTATAGCGGCGAGATCTATGCTTCCGGCATCACCACGGTCCGCGTCGTCCCCAACTCGTTCTGGAAATCAGGCTCGCCGTCGAACGCCTACAACCAGTATGCGCCGAATACCATCTTGAATTCGTTCCACCCTGGCGGCGTTCAAGCGGTTTTCGCCGATGGTTCGGTTCACTTCATTCCGCAAACGATCGATTTCACGTTGCTGTCTGCCCTGTCGGTTCGCGACGACGGCGAAGTGATCGGTCCCTACTAG
- a CDS encoding serine/threonine-protein kinase, whose amino-acid sequence MAESSTPAFAATCDLTGKSLGDYQVLRRLGRGAMAEVFLAQQTSLKRQVALKVLLPALALQESYVKRFHREAQAAAALTHANIVQIFEVGCIDGTHFIAQEYVPGQTLKQLTGKTGSVDVKAAFAILRQVAAALVKAGEQGIVHRDIKPENVLITASGEVKVADFGLSRVMSQNGEGLNLTEIGVSLGTPLYMSPEQVEGKPTDARSDIYSLGVTIYHLVAGRPPFDGDTALSVAVQHLQTEPPRLETLRKDLPPQLTRVIHKMLAKKPENRQQNASELLQELRDVLEAVGPETLGGGVHDWSMSELAAIGDRSVATRELDRIMKIAGRSRERYAAARLWAGMIALVLLCFGLGAAIAWSSREAPLLQPERPIAGAKLPNHGSAEEQFYRAMMDGSPEAFHSVGEYFPPDTSADAKAWTLKAWKQEATILMNRGGTENYLRAMHLFRDLAEQDSSETEARAFGAAGQAICLYRMEDFERARKIAVDAKVLQKSIEVDADFNRQFEEVWEALAPRPGA is encoded by the coding sequence ATGGCCGAATCCTCAACTCCAGCCTTCGCCGCGACTTGCGATCTCACAGGCAAGTCGTTGGGCGACTATCAAGTGCTCCGGCGGTTGGGTCGAGGCGCGATGGCCGAAGTTTTTCTCGCACAGCAAACCAGCCTGAAACGGCAGGTCGCCCTCAAAGTGCTCCTGCCGGCTCTCGCGCTGCAAGAATCGTACGTCAAGCGATTCCATCGCGAAGCCCAAGCCGCCGCCGCACTGACGCACGCCAACATCGTGCAAATCTTTGAAGTCGGCTGCATCGACGGAACGCACTTCATCGCCCAAGAGTACGTGCCGGGACAAACACTGAAACAACTGACCGGCAAGACCGGTTCGGTCGATGTCAAAGCGGCCTTCGCGATTCTGCGTCAAGTCGCCGCAGCGCTGGTCAAAGCGGGAGAGCAGGGGATTGTTCACCGCGACATCAAGCCCGAGAACGTGCTGATCACCGCTTCCGGCGAAGTGAAGGTCGCCGACTTCGGCTTGTCACGCGTCATGAGTCAAAACGGCGAAGGGCTAAACCTGACCGAGATCGGCGTCAGCCTGGGAACGCCGCTCTATATGAGCCCTGAGCAGGTCGAAGGAAAACCGACCGACGCGCGCAGCGATATCTATTCGCTGGGCGTGACGATCTATCACCTGGTCGCCGGTCGGCCTCCGTTTGACGGCGACACCGCGCTGTCGGTCGCCGTGCAACATTTGCAGACCGAACCGCCGCGATTGGAGACGCTCCGCAAAGATCTGCCGCCGCAACTAACCCGCGTCATCCACAAGATGCTGGCGAAGAAGCCGGAGAATCGCCAGCAAAACGCGTCGGAACTGCTGCAAGAATTGCGCGACGTGCTAGAAGCGGTCGGCCCTGAAACATTGGGCGGAGGAGTCCATGATTGGTCGATGTCGGAGTTGGCGGCGATCGGCGATCGTTCGGTCGCGACGCGTGAATTAGACCGCATTATGAAAATCGCGGGACGATCTCGTGAGCGCTATGCCGCCGCGCGACTGTGGGCCGGCATGATCGCATTGGTGCTGCTTTGCTTTGGACTGGGCGCTGCGATCGCTTGGTCGAGTCGCGAAGCTCCGCTGCTGCAACCCGAGCGTCCCATCGCCGGCGCAAAGCTTCCCAATCATGGTTCGGCCGAAGAACAGTTCTATCGCGCGATGATGGATGGATCGCCTGAAGCGTTTCATAGCGTCGGCGAGTACTTTCCTCCGGACACCAGCGCCGACGCCAAAGCGTGGACGTTGAAAGCTTGGAAACAAGAAGCGACGATCTTGATGAATCGCGGCGGAACCGAGAACTACCTGCGCGCGATGCATCTCTTTCGTGATCTGGCCGAGCAAGATAGTTCAGAGACCGAAGCCCGCGCGTTTGGAGCCGCCGGTCAGGCGATCTGCTTGTATCGCATGGAAGACTTTGAACGCGCCCGAAAAATTGCGGTCGACGCCAAAGTGCTGCAAAAATCAATCGAAGTCGACGCCGACTTCAACCGCCAGTTTGAAGAAGTCTGGGAAGCGCTCGCGCCTCGGCCTGGCGCGTAG
- a CDS encoding flagellar biosynthesis anti-sigma factor FlgM — MYINGPTQLHGPQSISGPHRAGGATQTLEPTSRFDTVDQVDISAEADIVSRVRETPDIRADKVAQIKAQIADGSYFSDDKLDIALERLLDEFG; from the coding sequence ATGTACATCAACGGCCCAACTCAATTGCACGGTCCTCAGTCGATTAGCGGTCCGCATCGCGCCGGTGGCGCTACGCAGACGCTGGAACCGACATCGCGTTTCGACACCGTCGATCAAGTCGATATTTCGGCCGAAGCCGATATCGTCAGCCGCGTTCGTGAAACGCCGGATATTCGGGCTGACAAGGTCGCCCAGATCAAAGCGCAAATCGCAGACGGCAGCTACTTTAGCGATGACAAGCTCGATATCGCACTGGAACGTTTGCTCGACGAATTCGGCTAA
- a CDS encoding lactate/malate dehydrogenase family protein translates to MKISIVGTGHVGSAIAFAATINPLATELLLLNRNLAKAEGEAIDLSNASAMQNSNMRIRAGQIADSENSDLIVFTASVPYGDPTRKRTELAAENFAILEQWIPPLAAASPGAILIMVSNPVDALTYAAIQLSGFPPGRVIGTGTLLDSVRYRALLSSELGIHSDDIRAYILGEHGDTQFAAHSVAMTGGQRFYPSDMSAKLFQQTVSMGYQVSGLKGHTNYGIALATMMIVDSIVYDLKHTMPVSVRIDGFLGVEDVCLSLPAVIGRAGITRILFPVLLEEEQAAFQRSAAAVKESIQALHSM, encoded by the coding sequence ATGAAAATCAGTATCGTCGGCACAGGTCACGTCGGCTCGGCGATCGCATTCGCCGCGACCATCAATCCGCTGGCGACCGAACTACTGCTGCTCAATCGCAACTTGGCGAAAGCCGAAGGGGAAGCGATCGACTTGTCCAACGCCAGCGCCATGCAAAACAGCAACATGCGCATTCGCGCTGGCCAGATCGCCGATTCAGAGAATTCAGACCTGATCGTCTTCACCGCTTCCGTTCCGTATGGAGACCCAACGCGCAAGCGAACCGAACTTGCGGCCGAGAACTTTGCGATCCTTGAGCAATGGATTCCTCCACTAGCCGCCGCCAGCCCCGGCGCGATCTTGATTATGGTGAGCAATCCGGTCGACGCGTTAACTTACGCCGCGATTCAATTGTCAGGCTTCCCGCCAGGGCGCGTCATCGGCACCGGCACGCTGCTCGATAGCGTTCGCTACCGCGCTCTGTTGTCATCCGAGCTAGGGATCCATTCCGACGATATCCGCGCCTACATCTTGGGCGAGCATGGCGACACGCAGTTCGCCGCTCATTCGGTCGCGATGACCGGCGGGCAACGGTTTTACCCCAGCGACATGTCGGCCAAACTGTTTCAACAGACGGTCTCGATGGGTTACCAGGTTTCCGGCCTGAAAGGGCACACCAACTACGGAATCGCCCTAGCGACGATGATGATTGTCGACAGCATCGTCTACGATCTGAAACATACGATGCCGGTCAGCGTGCGGATCGACGGGTTCCTGGGTGTTGAAGATGTTTGCTTATCGCTACCGGCGGTGATCGGCCGCGCCGGCATCACCCGCATCTTGTTCCCCGTCTTGTTGGAAGAAGAACAAGCGGCGTTTCAACGCTCGGCCGCCGCTGTGAAAGAAAGCATTCAAGCGCTGCACTCGATGTAG
- a CDS encoding haloacid dehalogenase type II — MVKPKVIFFDVNETLLDLESMQDSVAKALGGRKDLLPLWFSTMLHHSLVDSATGQYHPFGDIGTAALMMVAEANGIALTEADARAAIVTPMLQLPPHPDVVKGLQALKDQGYTLVSLTNSTNKGVQTQFENAGLTELFDRRLSIEDIQIYKPHLQTYEWAAKQLDVNLDETLMVAAHGWDVAGAKAAGMQTAFVARPGKVMYPLGMKPDYVVSDLVELAETLKKSDNE; from the coding sequence ATGGTCAAGCCGAAGGTGATTTTCTTTGACGTCAACGAAACGCTGCTCGATTTAGAATCGATGCAAGATTCGGTCGCAAAGGCGTTAGGGGGACGCAAGGATTTGCTCCCGTTGTGGTTTTCGACAATGTTGCATCACTCATTGGTCGACAGCGCGACCGGCCAATACCATCCCTTTGGCGACATCGGCACGGCGGCGCTGATGATGGTGGCCGAAGCGAACGGCATTGCGTTGACGGAAGCCGACGCCAGAGCGGCGATTGTCACGCCGATGCTGCAATTGCCGCCGCACCCGGATGTGGTGAAAGGTTTGCAGGCGTTGAAAGACCAGGGTTACACGTTGGTCAGCCTGACAAACTCCACCAACAAGGGAGTGCAGACGCAATTTGAAAACGCCGGCCTCACCGAGCTTTTTGATCGTCGTTTAAGCATCGAAGACATCCAGATCTACAAGCCGCATCTGCAGACCTATGAATGGGCGGCCAAACAACTGGATGTAAACTTGGACGAGACCTTGATGGTCGCCGCCCATGGTTGGGATGTGGCCGGCGCCAAAGCGGCCGGCATGCAGACAGCATTCGTCGCACGACCAGGCAAAGTGATGTATCCGCTCGGAATGAAGCCGGACTATGTTGTCAGCGATCTTGTTGAGTTGGCGGAAACCCTGAAGAAGAGCGACAACGAATAG